In the Fibrella aestuarina BUZ 2 genome, one interval contains:
- a CDS encoding sensor histidine kinase: protein MRMLYHALYWSIGYAVTLSQFKRALADYPGTDLLYLVNTHHFLSTLLSFGLLGYIVIPYILYHERTMKKRVAMLMGACVIYYALLSVNTYVLLRYVEAHFSNLPPYLARRVTMFSAAHWYDYVIDPSIAFFIYGHFISYLTIPLLIKAVRDGYARSRLQQQAEKKRRQLEYDKLALENEGIVKDLHFLRQQINPHFLLNAFNNIYTMIHRKDGRAADTLVNLSTLMRYTLYRTGNDFVPLSDELTFINGYIDMERIRHSRTDAVSCQLPYASTELKQWQVPPLLLVTFIENAFKHGLNAVYEGGWVRISLSTNPSEGRLTLSVVNNRPETPPAPKEGGLGLANARRRLALLFSPQEYELIIKDQPDQFVVWLSIPLRHVGETIETTKRTYEHAHPMLTH, encoded by the coding sequence ATGCGGATGCTTTACCATGCTCTTTACTGGAGCATTGGTTATGCTGTTACGCTAAGTCAGTTCAAACGGGCACTCGCTGATTATCCGGGAACTGACCTACTATATCTGGTTAACACACACCATTTTCTGTCCACGCTTCTTTCTTTCGGGCTGTTGGGCTACATCGTGATACCCTACATTTTGTATCATGAGCGAACCATGAAGAAACGAGTGGCTATGCTGATGGGGGCTTGTGTCATTTATTACGCCCTGTTGAGTGTTAACACATATGTCTTATTAAGGTATGTAGAAGCTCACTTTTCAAACCTACCCCCCTACCTTGCTCGACGAGTAACGATGTTTTCGGCAGCTCATTGGTACGATTATGTCATTGATCCATCCATTGCCTTTTTCATTTATGGTCACTTCATCTCATATCTAACGATACCACTCCTTATAAAGGCGGTGCGTGATGGCTACGCACGAAGCCGACTACAACAGCAGGCAGAAAAGAAACGTCGGCAATTGGAATACGATAAGCTGGCCCTGGAAAACGAAGGCATTGTCAAAGACTTACACTTTCTGCGTCAGCAAATTAACCCGCATTTTTTACTGAATGCGTTCAATAACATCTATACAATGATTCATCGCAAAGATGGCCGGGCAGCCGATACACTGGTGAATCTGTCTACACTGATGCGGTACACGCTTTATCGAACCGGAAATGACTTCGTACCTCTTTCGGACGAACTAACATTCATCAACGGGTATATCGACATGGAACGGATTCGACATAGCCGTACCGATGCGGTAAGCTGTCAACTGCCCTATGCTTCTACTGAACTGAAGCAATGGCAGGTACCTCCCCTATTGCTGGTCACGTTCATTGAAAATGCATTCAAACACGGTTTGAACGCTGTGTATGAAGGCGGTTGGGTGCGTATTAGTCTGTCAACCAATCCATCTGAAGGTAGGCTGACATTATCCGTGGTCAATAACAGACCGGAAACGCCCCCAGCTCCCAAAGAAGGGGGCCTTGGATTAGCCAATGCCCGTCGCCGATTGGCGTTGCTTTTCTCACCTCAAGAGTACGAGTTGATTATAAAAGATCAGCCTGACCAGTTTGTGGTGTGGTTGTCTATTCCGCTTCGCCATGTCGGCGAAACTATCGAAACAACGAAACGTACATATGAACACGCCCATCCGATGCTTACTCATTGA
- a CDS encoding LytR/AlgR family response regulator transcription factor has translation MNTPIRCLLIDDEPLAQELLLDHIGQVPTLETVGVASNALQAIELYQELKPDLLLLDINLPRMNGYELLQSLPGKAPWVVAVSSYQEFAFEGFEHNVVDFLLKPVTFSRFVRAITKVQERMQQQADLALSPTGSGSATTASSHLSIRDGKMLVNVACQDIILVEAMSDYVKIQLPEKTVVSHQRVSALEKLLPPSLFVRVNRSFIVNTTKIRQTDGHQIEMLGGQTVRVGSTYRAVVGNMIRNGL, from the coding sequence ATGAACACGCCCATCCGATGCTTACTCATTGATGACGAACCACTGGCGCAGGAACTACTGCTCGATCATATCGGGCAAGTACCAACTCTGGAAACGGTAGGCGTAGCGAGTAACGCTTTACAGGCAATTGAGCTGTACCAGGAATTGAAACCTGACCTGCTACTTCTGGACATCAATTTACCTCGAATGAATGGGTATGAACTCTTACAAAGTCTGCCTGGAAAAGCTCCTTGGGTTGTCGCTGTGTCAAGTTACCAGGAATTCGCCTTTGAGGGTTTCGAGCATAACGTGGTTGATTTTCTGCTCAAACCCGTGACGTTTAGCCGGTTTGTGCGGGCCATTACTAAAGTACAGGAACGTATGCAGCAGCAGGCAGATTTGGCTTTATCACCGACTGGTTCCGGATCAGCGACAACGGCGAGCAGTCACCTTTCCATTCGGGATGGAAAAATGCTGGTGAATGTTGCCTGCCAAGATATCATCCTCGTGGAAGCGATGAGCGACTATGTGAAAATTCAACTCCCCGAAAAGACAGTCGTTAGTCATCAGCGAGTGTCGGCACTGGAAAAGTTGTTACCCCCGTCTCTGTTCGTCCGGGTGAACAGGTCGTTTATTGTTAATACCACTAAGATTCGGCAAACCGACGGCCACCAGATCGAAATGCTGGGTGGACAGACAGTGCGCGTCGGATCTACGTACCGGGCCGTAGTCGGTAATATGATCCGTAACGGCCTCTAA
- a CDS encoding lantibiotic dehydratase, whose translation MPVTPQLFSFCLLRSPLCSVSQLMQLLHSQPDNADEQLRQWFADPLTEWALYSASPNLHQVWQLWQQDGKQRPTLAARLALWRYAIRMSSRSTPFGVMAGVSKISISEQTEGKIDADKIAVNVRPDSGWLVALAEQLTKHPDIRWQLHYQVNNSLYSLGSQLRYSDYTVEPGHRAFFINAIEPDETILGVLQYVRSKVGGVVGQDLCSWIEQLGEEPAEARQLVDELIEAHILVSELDPGVTGKDAFEHLIQRLPSSPNKDGIRRSLAALQKWLQQPFESVEKEQQLDRDLQRVVGGVDTRQLDLYRPVEKLKLSQKVVRQIGQELAELSALRLNRQAPALSTFAERFYARYGMQPQPLLVALDHESGIGYAANADRRTGHLALLRTLTDHENLTTAAQSDRLDNLRLNKLTQFLTTRESVQEITEQELTEAAKSTLSTPKAHSWAVLGDLYSTSGEAADQGDYQFLVKNVTGSSGASLMARFGSGDEEIAKAIQQVTDWEANQYSDALLAEIVHLPAGRIGNVVHRPALRAYEIPYVTPASVDEEHTLLLEDLWVRVSAGSTVELWSKKHNRRVIPRNTTAHNYHHSDEVYRFLSDLSHQEESFTQNWSWGLLSDQPHLPRVVYKHLIVARAQWKLTMSAQWTSAQVMVDELRQHLALPQLVTLVERDNELLLDLDVVICRQLLFDEIRKRKSVRLVEWLAHPDQCWVQRGGQPYTAELLIPFRNSWPAPGPPPYSSPFVDYGSLAVQRTYLPGSEWLYIKVYVGEQTANDVLTQVVAPLVNQAIRQGWVDHWFFIRYYDPQPHLRLRFHCPSNNYEYVLNELSNGLKGWVDNGRVQTVQIDTYERELERYGHSTITHCERLFWLDSVDVVQRLCAEQDADEDKQWLMACRRADALMEAFALSLSEKHQFMTVLQAKFLHENKATPELRNQLNEQFRLWSARLAEKGSEWAEDSIRATNQTQSIIESLVGTLHQQRVELLPLTDLITSLLHMQCNRFFTSEQRLCETVVYHFLLRQYKSALAKQHQSESVV comes from the coding sequence ATGCCAGTTACTCCTCAATTATTTTCTTTTTGCTTACTCAGGTCACCCTTATGTTCAGTTAGCCAGTTGATGCAGTTGTTGCATAGCCAACCAGACAACGCGGACGAGCAACTGCGGCAGTGGTTTGCCGATCCACTGACCGAGTGGGCTTTGTATTCGGCATCGCCAAATCTGCATCAGGTCTGGCAACTGTGGCAACAGGATGGTAAACAGAGGCCAACTTTGGCTGCTCGCCTTGCACTGTGGCGGTACGCCATCCGCATGAGTAGTCGATCAACGCCTTTCGGCGTGATGGCTGGAGTCAGTAAAATATCAATCAGTGAGCAAACAGAAGGTAAAATCGATGCAGATAAAATCGCGGTTAATGTTCGGCCTGATTCAGGTTGGTTAGTAGCACTGGCAGAGCAGCTTACAAAACACCCTGATATTCGGTGGCAACTGCATTATCAAGTTAACAACAGCCTTTACTCTTTAGGCTCTCAACTCCGGTATTCGGATTATACGGTTGAGCCGGGTCATCGTGCTTTCTTCATTAACGCCATTGAGCCAGACGAAACGATTCTGGGTGTATTGCAATACGTCCGGTCGAAGGTGGGGGGCGTAGTCGGCCAGGATTTGTGTAGCTGGATTGAGCAACTTGGTGAAGAGCCTGCCGAAGCCAGGCAATTAGTGGACGAGTTGATCGAGGCCCATATTCTGGTGAGTGAGCTGGATCCGGGCGTTACTGGGAAAGATGCCTTTGAGCATTTAATCCAACGATTGCCTTCGTCGCCAAATAAGGATGGGATCAGGCGGTCTTTGGCGGCTTTACAGAAATGGTTGCAGCAACCGTTTGAATCTGTTGAGAAAGAGCAACAGCTTGACCGTGATCTGCAACGAGTTGTCGGAGGTGTTGATACACGCCAACTTGACCTGTACCGTCCGGTAGAAAAACTGAAACTGAGTCAAAAGGTAGTCCGACAAATTGGGCAGGAACTTGCAGAGCTGTCTGCGTTACGATTGAACCGACAGGCACCAGCGTTGTCCACGTTTGCCGAACGATTCTATGCCCGCTATGGAATGCAGCCGCAACCATTGCTGGTTGCACTCGATCATGAGTCGGGTATTGGCTATGCTGCCAACGCAGATCGTCGAACGGGTCACCTCGCTCTACTACGTACCCTTACCGACCATGAGAATTTAACCACTGCTGCACAGTCGGACAGGCTGGACAATCTACGATTGAATAAACTTACTCAGTTCTTGACAACTCGAGAATCTGTGCAGGAAATCACGGAGCAAGAACTGACCGAAGCCGCAAAAAGCACCTTGTCAACCCCGAAGGCTCATAGTTGGGCCGTGCTGGGCGACCTGTACAGTACCAGTGGTGAAGCCGCTGACCAAGGTGACTACCAATTTTTGGTAAAAAACGTCACAGGATCGTCAGGAGCTTCCTTAATGGCCCGTTTCGGTAGTGGAGACGAGGAAATCGCCAAGGCAATACAACAGGTTACAGATTGGGAAGCTAATCAGTACTCGGATGCTCTGCTTGCTGAAATAGTTCATCTGCCAGCCGGACGAATCGGCAACGTAGTCCATCGACCTGCGCTCCGAGCGTATGAGATCCCCTATGTCACACCCGCGTCAGTAGATGAAGAACATACCCTGCTGCTGGAAGACTTATGGGTACGTGTCTCGGCTGGTTCTACGGTAGAACTGTGGTCAAAGAAGCATAACCGGCGTGTCATACCTCGCAACACAACAGCCCATAACTACCATCATTCTGATGAAGTATATCGTTTCCTGAGCGATCTGAGCCATCAGGAAGAGTCATTTACTCAAAATTGGTCGTGGGGACTACTATCCGACCAGCCCCATCTACCTCGCGTAGTGTATAAGCACCTAATAGTAGCCCGCGCACAGTGGAAACTTACGATGTCTGCCCAATGGACATCGGCTCAGGTAATGGTAGACGAGTTGCGCCAACACCTTGCCCTTCCCCAATTAGTTACTTTGGTAGAAAGGGATAACGAACTGTTGCTTGATCTTGACGTGGTGATTTGTCGGCAGCTACTTTTCGACGAAATCCGCAAAAGGAAATCGGTTCGGCTGGTTGAGTGGTTAGCCCACCCCGATCAGTGCTGGGTGCAACGAGGTGGTCAGCCCTACACGGCAGAGTTGCTTATACCCTTCCGTAACTCTTGGCCAGCACCAGGACCCCCACCCTATTCATCTCCATTTGTCGATTACGGTTCATTGGCCGTACAGCGAACGTACCTGCCAGGTAGCGAGTGGCTCTACATCAAGGTGTACGTAGGAGAACAAACCGCCAACGATGTTTTAACGCAGGTAGTTGCGCCGTTGGTTAACCAGGCAATCCGCCAAGGTTGGGTCGATCACTGGTTCTTTATCCGGTATTATGATCCTCAGCCGCACCTTCGTCTTCGGTTTCACTGCCCTAGTAATAACTATGAGTACGTGTTAAATGAGCTTTCGAATGGATTAAAAGGTTGGGTAGACAACGGGCGGGTACAAACCGTACAAATCGATACCTATGAACGCGAATTAGAGCGGTACGGACATTCGACGATTACTCACTGCGAGCGTTTGTTTTGGCTCGATAGCGTTGACGTAGTGCAGCGTCTTTGTGCTGAACAGGATGCCGACGAAGACAAGCAGTGGTTAATGGCATGTCGTCGGGCAGACGCGTTGATGGAAGCGTTTGCTTTATCATTGTCAGAAAAACACCAGTTCATGACCGTCCTTCAGGCAAAGTTTCTGCACGAGAATAAGGCTACACCTGAATTACGAAATCAATTAAATGAGCAATTTCGATTGTGGTCGGCCCGGTTGGCGGAAAAAGGGTCCGAATGGGCCGAAGATAGCATTCGCGCTACTAATCAAACTCAATCTATTATTGAGAGCCTTGTAGGTACGTTGCATCAACAGCGCGTCGAACTACTGCCTTTAACTGATCTGATTACATCACTGCTACATATGCAGTGTAATCGGTTTTTTACCAGTGAGCAGCGACTCTGTGAAACGGTTGTATACCACTTTCTGCTGCGGCAATATAAATCAGCATTAGCTAAACAGCACCAATCAGAAAGTGTGGTGTAA
- a CDS encoding four-helix bundle copper-binding protein, producing MATVLAPQQYQDCIAACQDCAVSCDACAEACLGEQDVSMMVNCIRLDRDCARICYTAISFMASGSSFARQVCELCAQICNACADECEKHANHMDHCRQCAEACRRCAQACRNMQ from the coding sequence ATGGCAACTGTCTTAGCCCCTCAACAGTATCAAGATTGCATTGCGGCCTGTCAGGACTGCGCCGTAAGCTGCGATGCCTGCGCCGAAGCTTGTCTTGGCGAGCAGGACGTATCGATGATGGTAAACTGTATCCGGCTCGACCGTGACTGTGCCCGCATTTGCTACACCGCCATTTCCTTCATGGCGAGTGGCAGTTCCTTTGCCCGTCAGGTGTGCGAACTCTGCGCTCAGATCTGCAATGCCTGCGCCGACGAGTGTGAAAAACACGCCAACCACATGGATCACTGCCGACAATGTGCTGAAGCCTGCCGCCGGTGTGCCCAGGCTTGCCGGAATATGCAATAA
- a CDS encoding DUF2911 domain-containing protein yields MTNRLTRLASLAFGLGLLAQPLHAQLNLPELSPPTTIRQRIGFTDLTIGYSRPAAKGRTIFGGLVPYGKLWRTGASDATVLTLTDSVILAGKPLAAGSYSLFTIPNRTEWIVILNKHVTGHGLDGYEEKNDVMRFNVKVDSSTRFYESFTIEVQDLVRNQGMIYLNWANTSVHFPIISDADKRITGEILERINGKKEEKPGLYYQAALYYYDQEKDTKQALIWATKAVSLNPAFNYFHLQAKLLARSGDYKGAIAAARRSAEVAQREKFNDYVTLNNRLIAEWEKKL; encoded by the coding sequence ATGACTAATCGGTTGACTCGGCTGGCATCGTTGGCGTTTGGCCTGGGTTTGCTCGCGCAGCCCCTACACGCCCAACTGAATCTACCCGAACTCTCTCCCCCTACGACCATCCGACAGCGGATCGGCTTTACAGACCTCACTATTGGTTATTCACGCCCGGCAGCAAAGGGTCGAACAATATTCGGTGGCTTAGTGCCCTACGGCAAACTCTGGCGGACGGGAGCCTCAGATGCCACCGTCCTAACCCTTACGGACTCTGTAATATTGGCTGGGAAACCCCTGGCTGCGGGTAGCTATTCGCTCTTTACTATTCCGAACCGGACAGAATGGATTGTCATCCTGAACAAGCACGTAACGGGTCATGGGCTGGATGGCTACGAGGAGAAAAATGATGTGATGCGGTTCAACGTTAAGGTCGATTCGTCCACCCGATTCTACGAATCATTTACGATTGAGGTGCAAGACCTGGTTCGGAATCAGGGAATGATCTACCTGAACTGGGCCAATACATCTGTACACTTTCCTATTATCAGCGATGCTGATAAGCGCATCACGGGGGAAATTCTGGAGCGCATCAACGGCAAGAAGGAGGAGAAGCCGGGCTTGTACTACCAGGCCGCGCTCTACTACTACGATCAGGAGAAGGATACGAAGCAGGCTTTAATCTGGGCCACAAAAGCCGTCTCCCTAAATCCGGCTTTCAACTACTTCCACTTGCAGGCTAAGCTGCTGGCGCGTTCGGGTGACTATAAAGGGGCCATCGCAGCCGCCCGCCGATCTGCCGAGGTTGCTCAGCGAGAAAAGTTTAACGACTACGTGACGCTTAACAACCGACTCATTGCCGAGTGGGAGAAAAAACTGTAG
- a CDS encoding class I SAM-dependent methyltransferase encodes MRPVASTFKPALRWNGLTQFYDLVMALTMQENRFRTLMLDPIRALTPRYVLDVGCGTGTQALLLHRLFPNANIFGLDGDEAVLELARQKHAVAGWPVTLEQGLSTALPYPDQTIDIVTCSLLLHHLSDADKKRSIREMFRVLTPGGSLALADWGKPTNGTMRVLFYGLQLFDGFDSTRANVQGLIPNMLYDNGFQQLDETGRVDTLFGTLRLYHALKPV; translated from the coding sequence ATGAGACCCGTTGCATCCACATTCAAACCGGCATTGCGCTGGAATGGTCTAACCCAATTTTACGACTTGGTGATGGCCCTGACCATGCAGGAAAACCGTTTCCGAACGCTGATGCTGGACCCAATTCGAGCATTGACTCCGCGTTATGTGCTGGATGTGGGCTGTGGAACCGGTACGCAGGCTTTGTTGCTGCACCGGCTTTTTCCTAATGCCAACATATTCGGTCTCGACGGCGACGAAGCAGTGTTAGAATTGGCCCGGCAAAAACACGCCGTAGCGGGCTGGCCGGTTACGCTGGAGCAAGGGTTGTCGACGGCATTGCCTTACCCGGATCAAACGATTGATATTGTCACTTGTAGTCTTCTGCTGCATCACCTGTCGGATGCAGACAAAAAACGGTCCATCCGAGAGATGTTTCGGGTACTGACTCCTGGCGGTTCTCTAGCCTTAGCTGATTGGGGCAAACCGACCAACGGTACTATGCGGGTGCTGTTTTATGGCCTACAACTCTTCGATGGGTTTGACAGTACGAGGGCCAATGTTCAGGGGCTGATTCCGAATATGCTCTACGACAACGGCTTCCAGCAACTAGATGAGACGGGCCGGGTGGATACTCTGTTCGGTACTCTTCGCTTGTATCACGCCCTTAAACCAGTCTGA
- a CDS encoding 5-fold beta-flower protein, with protein MKNQTLFFALFALLLGTPSLLSAQSANYKHPMSINATGQIKDGTGVTVGSVSKEQMIMDANGKKIAFVDGQGNLVDAKTGKKMGRVGKNSNTYMDANGDLMFTVKDNADNTCDIFNAKGQKIGNVHDSYKGSACALHCFQDRHTHKK; from the coding sequence ATGAAAAACCAAACACTGTTTTTCGCCCTGTTCGCCCTGCTGTTGGGGACACCTTCGTTGTTGTCGGCTCAGTCGGCTAACTACAAACACCCGATGTCGATCAACGCCACCGGCCAGATCAAAGACGGTACGGGCGTGACTGTCGGCAGCGTTTCCAAAGAGCAAATGATCATGGACGCGAACGGGAAAAAGATCGCCTTTGTGGACGGTCAGGGTAACCTCGTAGATGCCAAAACGGGCAAGAAAATGGGGCGAGTCGGCAAGAACAGCAACACCTATATGGATGCCAACGGCGACCTGATGTTCACCGTCAAGGACAACGCCGACAACACCTGCGACATCTTCAACGCGAAGGGTCAGAAAATTGGCAACGTCCATGACAGCTACAAAGGCTCGGCCTGTGCGCTGCACTGTTTTCAAGACCGCCATACTCACAAGAAGTAA
- a CDS encoding DUF2231 domain-containing protein, which yields MPAPVADYPTYHPMVVHIPIVLLLMAALMQLVSVFRTSVSINWLTFGVALVGTAGAYVASTYVHPHTDGLSDAAQAALETHEIYADYTMWLGLAGTLLKGLTLWQPRKWLEAVTLATLLGAAVAVGLAGHQGGALTYLYGIGPRGAYLEQHEEGPADGNRHEHNQQSSETTR from the coding sequence ATGCCCGCCCCAGTGGCTGACTACCCGACGTATCATCCGATGGTGGTGCACATACCAATTGTGCTGCTGCTGATGGCAGCTCTGATGCAACTGGTCTCGGTCTTTCGCACGTCAGTTTCGATTAATTGGCTAACGTTCGGGGTGGCCCTTGTCGGGACGGCGGGAGCATATGTTGCCAGTACGTATGTACACCCCCACACAGATGGCCTAAGCGACGCGGCACAAGCCGCTTTGGAGACGCACGAGATTTATGCCGATTATACGATGTGGCTGGGTTTGGCGGGTACGTTGCTGAAAGGGTTGACGCTGTGGCAACCCCGGAAGTGGCTGGAAGCCGTCACTTTGGCTACTCTTCTTGGTGCGGCTGTAGCGGTAGGGTTGGCGGGGCATCAGGGTGGTGCGCTAACGTACCTGTACGGTATTGGTCCACGTGGGGCGTACCTCGAACAGCACGAAGAAGGGCCTGCTGATGGTAACCGGCATGAACATAACCAACAGTCTTCCGAAACAACGCGATGA
- a CDS encoding multicopper oxidase family protein: MNRQHFLKTLGLGTLASVTVPSLLAGCNSHDMSAMNMGGETATAVTEGSFTTPLRLLDTASPSGPLSAKSTTEAIVAGKNARVLGYRDGMLGPTFRVTSGATVDLRFLNALTEETNIHWHGLLVPANMDGHPAQLVGAGQSFNYTFRLDQAATMAWYHPHPHGKTAKQAYMGLAGLFIVETPTEKALSLPSGAYELPLILQDKRLDASGSPQYNPSMNDVMLGYMGEIVTVNGVASPMHSVATRMYRLRLVNGSNGRLYNLALSTGAQFWVIGSDGGLLSAPEGVTSLLLAPGERADLLVDFSSVPVGTEVYLKSNTFSGGGAQGQQAFNLLKFVVSKAETETFRLPARLETVTPLAASVATKTRTFDIGIAMQAMQGMNMTGMHTINGKVFSMNRIDETVKLGDTEIWEFNNTQGDEPHPMHLHGAFFQVLSRTGGRNALTASEKGWKDTVLVMPGERVRIVVPFTKPGTFVFHCHNLEHGDDGMMGNYQVA; this comes from the coding sequence ATGAACCGACAACACTTTCTAAAAACACTTGGCTTGGGTACGTTGGCTTCGGTCACTGTTCCAAGTCTGCTGGCGGGCTGCAACAGCCACGACATGTCGGCCATGAATATGGGAGGGGAGACAGCTACCGCCGTTACGGAAGGCTCCTTTACGACACCCCTTCGTTTGCTCGATACAGCCTCACCTTCCGGCCCACTCAGTGCTAAGTCTACGACTGAAGCTATCGTCGCCGGAAAAAATGCACGGGTACTTGGCTACCGCGATGGAATGTTAGGCCCCACGTTTCGCGTAACCAGTGGTGCGACGGTAGACCTGCGGTTTTTGAACGCACTCACGGAAGAAACAAACATCCATTGGCATGGCCTGTTGGTACCGGCCAACATGGACGGGCATCCCGCGCAACTTGTGGGGGCTGGACAGTCATTCAACTACACGTTTCGTCTCGATCAGGCGGCTACAATGGCTTGGTATCACCCCCACCCTCACGGCAAAACGGCCAAGCAGGCATACATGGGGTTGGCGGGGCTGTTTATCGTCGAAACGCCGACCGAGAAGGCCCTGAGCCTACCATCGGGTGCCTACGAACTCCCCCTCATTTTGCAGGATAAACGTCTGGACGCAAGCGGGTCGCCCCAATACAATCCGTCCATGAACGATGTAATGCTGGGCTACATGGGCGAGATCGTAACCGTCAATGGCGTAGCCTCACCGATGCATTCCGTTGCTACCCGGATGTATCGGCTCCGCTTAGTCAACGGCTCCAACGGGCGACTCTATAACCTGGCTCTCAGTACGGGCGCGCAGTTTTGGGTTATTGGTTCCGACGGGGGCCTGCTGTCGGCTCCTGAAGGCGTAACATCCCTGCTTTTGGCACCGGGCGAACGCGCCGACCTGCTGGTCGATTTTAGCTCCGTGCCGGTGGGGACGGAAGTGTATCTGAAAAGCAATACGTTCAGTGGTGGTGGGGCGCAGGGTCAGCAGGCGTTCAACCTGCTCAAGTTTGTGGTTAGCAAAGCTGAGACGGAAACCTTCCGGCTCCCAGCCCGGCTCGAAACAGTTACGCCGTTGGCCGCATCGGTGGCGACCAAAACGCGCACCTTCGACATTGGCATCGCTATGCAGGCCATGCAGGGAATGAACATGACGGGGATGCACACCATAAACGGCAAGGTGTTCAGCATGAACCGCATCGACGAGACAGTCAAACTTGGCGATACCGAAATCTGGGAGTTCAACAATACGCAGGGCGACGAACCTCACCCCATGCATCTGCACGGGGCGTTCTTCCAGGTCCTGAGCCGCACGGGGGGGCGCAACGCGCTCACGGCCTCCGAGAAGGGCTGGAAAGACACCGTGTTGGTGATGCCCGGCGAGCGAGTAAGGATCGTCGTACCCTTCACTAAGCCAGGTACGTTCGTTTTTCACTGCCACAACCTCGAACACGGCGATGACGGCATGATGGGCAACTATCAGGTCGCGTAA
- a CDS encoding DUF3347 domain-containing protein, translating into MKTIRLSLAALALTFCSLGALAQNTAPTLTAYYDVKDALVATDAVRAKAGATKLVAALAKIDAAKLSTTDKKALAMAKTKATAITKTTDVDVQREQFDGLSTSMIALAKATKPAAKAYVQFCPMAAEGKGASWLSDKKEVRNPYYGDKMLKCGSVKEEI; encoded by the coding sequence ATGAAAACCATTCGATTATCTCTGGCCGCACTGGCTCTCACATTCTGTTCGCTGGGTGCGCTTGCTCAGAACACCGCCCCTACTTTAACGGCGTATTATGACGTAAAAGACGCACTCGTGGCGACCGATGCAGTCAGAGCCAAAGCTGGGGCTACAAAACTGGTTGCAGCCTTAGCTAAGATTGACGCTGCTAAGCTGTCGACAACTGATAAGAAAGCCTTGGCGATGGCTAAGACCAAAGCCACTGCTATCACGAAGACTACGGATGTGGACGTGCAACGGGAACAGTTCGATGGGCTGTCAACCAGTATGATCGCACTGGCGAAGGCCACCAAACCCGCTGCTAAAGCTTACGTGCAGTTCTGCCCGATGGCCGCCGAGGGGAAAGGGGCCTCGTGGCTCAGCGACAAGAAAGAAGTTCGGAACCCCTACTACGGCGATAAGATGCTTAAGTGTGGGTCAGTGAAAGAAGAAATTTAA
- a CDS encoding helix-turn-helix domain-containing protein, with amino-acid sequence MAEQTIHIKNMVCDRCIRAVQRELEQQGYAVRHIELGKATVEREQIDLPGIEALLEEQGFGLLTDRNLRLVNQVKTLIIDLIGKGDVATMNVTLSNYLAEQVGMEYAYLSHLFSTIEHLTIEKFWILQRVEKAKEWLSYDELSISEIARRLGYSSVAYLTNQFRQITGLTPAAYRKQAASDRNPLDWI; translated from the coding sequence ATGGCCGAACAAACGATTCATATCAAAAACATGGTCTGCGACCGCTGCATTCGGGCTGTACAACGAGAGTTGGAACAGCAGGGCTACGCAGTGCGGCATATTGAGCTGGGCAAAGCCACTGTCGAACGGGAGCAGATTGATTTACCCGGCATTGAAGCTCTGTTGGAAGAGCAGGGCTTTGGACTCCTGACTGACCGCAATCTGCGACTGGTTAACCAGGTCAAAACGCTAATTATTGATCTGATTGGCAAGGGCGACGTGGCAACGATGAATGTGACCCTGTCTAATTATCTGGCCGAGCAGGTGGGTATGGAATATGCGTACCTGAGCCATTTGTTCTCCACTATCGAGCACCTCACCATCGAAAAATTCTGGATACTGCAACGGGTCGAGAAGGCGAAAGAATGGCTTAGCTACGACGAATTGTCTATCAGCGAGATTGCCCGGAGGCTGGGCTATAGCAGTGTGGCGTACCTGACCAATCAGTTTCGGCAGATTACGGGGCTGACCCCGGCAGCCTATCGCAAGCAAGCCGCGTCGGATCGCAATCCGCTCGACTGGATTTAA
- a CDS encoding heavy-metal-associated domain-containing protein, with protein METIQLKTNIKCGGCVAAVTPILNQTVGEGNWQVDTQNPHKVLTVQANDVTAEAVTKAVQQAGYKAEPLP; from the coding sequence ATGGAAACGATACAACTGAAAACCAACATCAAGTGCGGGGGCTGCGTGGCCGCTGTTACGCCCATCCTGAACCAAACGGTGGGCGAAGGCAACTGGCAGGTCGATACGCAAAACCCCCATAAAGTGCTGACGGTACAAGCCAACGATGTGACTGCCGAAGCCGTCACTAAAGCTGTGCAGCAGGCAGGCTACAAAGCAGAGCCACTGCCCTAA